The sequence ctttccacagtttgtcatgtccacacagtgaaagactttagcatagttgatggaacagagatagatgttttttttctgaaattctcattttatagagaaGGAACAAAGGTTCAGGGAATATGAGCAGCCACTAGAGTCTCACTCAGGGGAGAACTTAACCAGGAGACTTGAGCACAGGTTTCTTTCCGCCACCCAGTTCCACATATTACCGCAGTATTTGCATTTTGACAGGAATCAGAGTCCTGTGCTGAAAGCAGGTAACCACTTAACTGAGGGCTTCAGACAtcaacccagagagagaaaactgattttttcagTGAAGCCCTGAGTTATGCAACATAAGTTACTGCCTTTGCCTCCACATTGCCTGTCCGTTGTGTGATCACAGGCAAGTTACAGAAAATTGTCTGTGCTTCACTTCTCCTGTTTATGAAATGGAAATAGCTGTATCTGCCTCATAGGATTTTTCTGACAATTTCCTGAAATACCACCTGGATGATATTCTTGTCACATAGCAGGTCTCATCAAACCTCATCTGCTCTTCCCCTTTGCTTCCCCATTTTGCCAACATACAAGGCAGGCCACGCAAAGCCAGAACCCTGAGCTCACCCAGGCCCTGCAAAGACCCTTCTGAACACCTCCTCTTCACTTGTGCCCTCAGCCCTTTCTCCTGTCCCCTCAGTTCCTGTGTCCAGCCACACCAACCTTTCTTCCCTTCTCATTATTTTTCCTCCACACTACATGCTGGGTCCTCCGGCTGAAGCCCACCTCCttgccctcctgccctcctctctcctcaTACTCCAGGTATAAGCCAAGTCCCCTCTTTAGGAAGGACTGAAGTAGCTTCCCCCTGTTGTCCTTCCTCACTgcacttttcctttccttctgttaTTACAGTCTGAAGGTACTTGCGACTCCTACATTTACTGGTGTGGTTTCTCTCTTCTCCACTAGACTGTCACCTCCCATGTTGGCCACGGCCTCCCGGGCACCCAGGGCAGAATGTAGCTCATAAGttgtttccaataaatatttgtggactgTGTGTTGGATGAATGTTtcttttccctctccctcttGGGATGCCCTCCTACAGCCTCCTCACCACGTCATGCACTTCCTCAAAGGCACATACCTGAACATTCCCTCCATTTTCCCCAACATTTATTCATACATTATTGTGAGTGAGGTGTTTCATGATTCCTTAATCACATTACTAATTTTCCAAGGGCTAAGACTCATTCAAGATCTTTTTTGGAATTCCCCATAAACCTGGTAGAAAAGCTGGGAAGGCTATCAGTGCTCAGTATttcttgatgaatgaataaatcaagcAGTCAATCCAGGTATAATCCTTTTGCACAAAGAAAATGTTCACTTAGCAAATACAGAGAGACTATTGCAGCAAAACAGTTTCTCACCATGACACATTGCCGTAGCCCTCTTCTGGGGTTACTATTTTGAGTTTCAGTGAGAAGCAAACAATCTTATCTTGAAAAGGgaattggatttatttttaataagaaagcCTGAATTGGAAGCTTGaatttttccccaaaatttaATAACAGCACTGATAAAGCCTTACTCTCCTCAGCCAGCCCTGTTTCAGATATAAGAAAACAAAGCTTCCATGTAAGCTCCTGTCTTGGTGTTAGAGCAAGACCTGTAAGACCAACCATATTTAAATTCACTGAGAGCTGTGAGGGGGTCACGTAGCAGGGGCTTCTAGTCTGAGCATGATTTTAGAATCTGTCACTCCAACCCAGGTCTGGGCAGAGGCAATGAAGGGAAACATCAAGTTACTTGGAGCCACTGCCCCCAAACATTTGAGGTCCTGACAGTTCCCACTGATAACCTCAGTAAGTAAAGACATagcttcttaaatttttttttatttaaaaaaaaattttggctgtACCACTCAGCCTGTGGGGTcccagtttcccaaccagggatcgaacctgcaccccttgcattggaaacacagagtcctgactggactgccagggaagtcccaagacataGCTTTTGATCTCACCCTCTTCCTCCTTTcacaactaaaacaaaacaaaaaacatgttaGTAAAACATGTCATTGTTATGCCCCAAATGATAACTTACTGAGGGAGGATCCCAATTTCCACATTCATCCCACTATACCAAAATAGAAGCTTCAGTTCCCTGGTTGCCCTGCTGCTCAACCTcaggttgttcagttgctcattttatcaatatttttgaatgattaacaacaacaactatatatatatatatatatagttatatagttatatatataatattatatatatatataatgatttttgcattttaatttactTTGACAATTGCCCAGCAAGTCCTTCTAGTTAGTATCTTGCCTCTAGTTTAGTTTTGATCTTAAAACACAGGCCAAGAGAAGGAAAGTAAGTTTTGCCAAAATACCTGTTGTACCATGAACACTGTTGAGGTTGATGCGGCATCTGTTCTTTGTGTGACATCACTCAATCCCTGTATTCCCACCCCTACAGGGCTTTGTGACAGTCCACAGAGCCAGTAAGAGATGACTTCTGATGAGTCCCCTTCTATCCCCGTCTCTCAGGCTGCAGGAGTCCTGAAGGTTGATGGAGGGCCATGCTATTCAAACAGCAGGCGTGGCTGAGACAGAAGCTCCTGGTGCTGGGAAGCCTTGCCGTTGGAAGTCTCCTGTATCTAGTCGCCAGAGTTGGGAGCTTGGATAGGTAGGTGATTAAACACATACTCAATGCCCATGTGACTTTACATGTCTCTTGATTTAAACTTCCTTAGGACATAATTTTAAATCTATCcatttgttttcctctctcaACATTCCCAAGAAACATATTTTTCTGCAGCATTGATTTTGATTTATTGAGCCTTTCAAAGAAAGAGATCCAAGTTGCTCAAACCAAGGTGTTCATCAAGATTCATTTGTATTCTGTGTGTGTTGGTGTTTGTTTTCAGAGAAGGGATAAAGCCTTGTACAGTAAAAATGTCATTTACTAGAGCTCTATGTGCATCTGGATGTTGACCTCTAGCCATAGCAAAATAGTGATGATGTATTTATGTATCtacattttgatatttataaGTGGACAATTAATGTGCTACCAAGAGAGTCAAAATTATGTATGAACCTGTAAAGGAGCTCATCAAATTTGGAATCCATTGCCCTGGAAAGATGGCTGCAGGCTTGGGGAGTTTTAACTATGTTAATTAGCTCTGGTTTCTAGGAACTGAACATACTGGACAAGGAGGCTGTCACTCAGAGTAATTCAATTCCCAGAAAGCAATGGAAAATCCATGGAGAGGAAATTTACAGAGCTAGGGTTTGGCTCTAAATAAGTCAACATTGAAAGGCACCAGACCTGCGGAAGTCCCAGCAATGTCAGCTGGCTTCACATTGAATGCTTCTGGATTGTCCCACTTCTGGAATGATTGGAAAGAACACAGAAGTTAATTTCTGAAATGTGAAGCTTCCTTCTTTGCCCTTTAAAATTAATTCTTGCACTTAAAAGACAATTCAGTTCCcatttcatgtccaactctttgcgaccccatggacttctctagaccagaatactggagtgggtagcctttcccttttccagaggatcttcccaacccagggatcgaacccaagtctcctgcatggcaggcagattctttaccagctgagccacaaaggaaaccctATGAAAGTGCAGCTatgcattaaaatgaaaacatcttcCTGACAATTTTTCTTCCCTATAGATCTTATCACACAAATATTTAACAAGTAATATAATAATGGTTTTTTCCTTCAGCCAGTGTTAATTTTGATTGATAAAATGAGCCCTTTGATGTTTTTCAATTCAAAATTCCTGAGTAAACTTCCTATTCACTAGTTGCTAACCATGGGAAATGATATAGCCCAGAGCTTATCACTGACTCCTAGAGTAGTGCTTGTTGTTAGTGAAAAGCCTTGACGGGGTGCCATTGTCCTGTGTCCATAATGGAACTTTTATATCAAGTTCTtcctaatattttaatttttttctaatcattTGCTTTTAATAATTGATCTAATGATCATTAGCACGTTAGTTATGTAGttgataacttttcatttttaacctGGTCTCTAGTCTCTAATGAGGTAGCTTTTATAAGGACTTGGATTGCTTTGCTTTCCCAAAACCTCTCACTTGCGAGTCTGAGCAGAAACTGGCACATGTTGACATAAGTTTATCCTTAGAAACTGAAAAGCCTGCTCTCTTGGTAAGGGGCTGAACTCAGTTACTTCTACTGTCCTTTCCAATCCtaaaatttctgatttttcagtcTGGGTTCCATGCCTGCTCTCTAGGAATCAGAAATAATATGATATCTTCTCTTATCTTGAATAAAGGAATCCAAAAAGCAATCGTTCGGTGGGGAATGAGCTCCCAAGATAGAAggtaaataaaggaaagaaggaaaatggccTTTTCTAGATGTAGGAAAATTTCTTTCCAGCTCAAACAAGGCAGAGAGTGTTTCAGGCTCTCTCAACCTGGGTTCTATGAGAGAATCAAGTCCTACAGGAAAACATTTAATTGACCATTTCCTTACTTCTCCCAAGGACAGCATCATTCAAGATGCCTGGGAGAAAAGTCCATCTATTACATTCAATGGATGGCTTACGGAATTTGGATTTAATTCTCAACTAGAGCCCAGCAAGACCTAAAACATGAATTTGTAACATCCCAATCAATGTCACAATTAAAAACATTCTTTGAGTATATATGTATTGCTACTTTTATATCTTCCACTTAGAGCTCTAGCATATCAACCCTATTAACAGatctataaaaacaaaattcattttctctaaaatattaGCTGATAAACCATGTTTTGAATAGTGTGCTATATGTTCATGCTTTACACAATGAGCAAAAgttgtttataaaattataaaaaaaactcactgaaaaataaaatatgttcataAGCATTAAAACAGAGAGCTGCTTCAACAGCACAGTTGAAGCCCCTTCCCCTCAGTTCTGCAGAATGCCTTGGTATAACCTTAAggtttctcccttctccttttaatTGTAAacattacagaaaataaaaaagattcagTGGGGTCTCTTGGGAAAAGCAAGAGACAGCCTCATTGCCCTACAGAGAGGAGGACATCAACTCCAAATTATTATGGTAACAAGAAGCTTCAGTTGGAGGAATTGGTTTAACAGCCATTTTGACTAACATTATACCCTttaataagaaagtgaaaatgccTTCTCAAGTAAACTCAGGAAAATTATAATGAATTTCAGTTCAATTCTAGACTATCCCCAAAAGGAAATTCAATTTACTAACCATATAAATTGGCCACACCAAATTACATAGCCACTCCAGTCTAATATTGTGATTGTTACCACACctttctctctgaaaaaaagcagCAGTGGTTGTTCCTTGCTTAGGGCAATGTTGAAGTGGAAATCCTCTTTTCTGGCTTCATCCAATGCCTGCCTTCCTTCACAAATTTGAGTCCCTGATTTAAGTGCACTTGGCAATGAGGACCTCAGGTTTCTGGGGCTGCCAAGGACTTGTTGATTTCTGATCCCAGGTGTGATAGGTGATATACAGCACTTGCTGATTGCATTGGATTTGCTCCTACATTCAGCAAAGTAAAAACACAAGCCTGACCTttttagaaagaaagagagagagaggcagaagaaATATGTACTCTGCTAGCTGTCCCCAGGGCCAAAGGCAGAAATTCTCATAGAATGTAAAGCCCAGGAAGTGCCAAGATTGGAATTTTGCAGGTTGATGACGCAAATAGTCAAGGGCAGAAACTGGGACCTCTTTTCAGAGTCTATCTCAAAGATTTTCAGAGTCATTGAGAGCAGCTGAGCTGTAATAAAATAATACCACAGGAAACCCACAGGACGTGGCCTCCTAGCTGCCCTTTAGCCCCCCAGCTGATGATTCTCATCTTctatctttcatattttctaaatgaTGGTAACTGGTGAGCTGTTAAAAGGCTATTAGTATGGTTGGTGTCACTTGTCTGTCTTGTATTGTGAATGTCAGTACACGCTGTAGTCAATTAAGTGCTTGCTGAATACAAATTTTAAGAAGCACTAATAAAAATATCCCATCAATTATGTGTGTTCCATTTAATACAGGGttgcttaaaataaaatttcccaaACATATGTTGATTATAGATTGCAGCAGGCAGGGAACAGTggttttatttatgcatttaaagTCTTGCTCTGACTGGAGAACCAGAGAAATGAGAAGTTAGTTGCAATGAGCTCCTTAGAGTGTCTCTCTGTTGCTTACAGGCTACAACCCATCTGCCCCATCGAAGGCCGATTCGGAGCCCGTGGCCAGGCTGAATTCCCCCTGCGCGCCCTACAGTTTAAGCGTGGCCTGCTGCACGAGTTCCGGAAGGGCaactcttccaaggagcaggtacACCTTCAGGACCTGGTCCAGCAACTTCCCAAGGCCATTATCATTGGAGTGAGGAAAGGAGGCACCAGGGCCCTGCTTGAGATGCTGAACCTCCATCCCGCAGTGGTCAAAGCCTCTCAAGAAATCCACTTTTTTGACAATGATGAGAATTATGCCAAGGGCATTGAGTGGTATAGGAAAAAGATGCCTTTTTCCTACCCTCAGCAAATCACAATTGAAAAGAGTCCAGCATATTTTATCACGGAGGAGGTTCCGGAAAGGATTTACAAGATGAACTCATCCATCAAGTTGTTGATCATTGTCAGGGAGCCAACCACAAGAGCTATTTCTGATTACACTCAGGTGCTagaggggaaagagaggaagaataAAACTTATTACAAGTTTGAGAAGCTGGCCATAGACCCTAATACCTGCGAAGTGAACACGAAATACAAGGCAGTAAGAACCAGCATCTACACCAAACATCTGGAAAGGTGGTTGAAGTACTTTCCAATTGAGCAATTCCACATTGTTGATGGAGATCGCCTCATCACGGAACCCCTACCAGAACTTCAACTTGTGGAGAAGTTCCTAAATCTTCCCCCAAGGATAAGTCAATACAATTTGTATTTCAATGCTACCAGAGGGTTTTACTGCTTGCGATTTAACATTATCTTTAACAAGTGCCTGGCGGGCAGCAAGGGGCGCATTCATCCAGAGGTGGACCCCTCTGTCATTACCAAATTGCGCAAATTCTTTCACCCTTTCAATCAAAAATTTTACCAGATCACTGGGAGGACATTGAACTGGCCCTAAAATAATACATCATACAACACTGTGTGTTGTGCCTGGAGACAGACAGTGTCTCTTCTAGATTAAAATATGCACTTTTCCTAGACACAACTGTCCACGTCATTTTTCCATGTATACTTGTACATATGCAGTGTGTGACCAAATATAAGATCAGCTCTTTTTCTACTGAAAAtttacaaaatcaaaacaaaacaaagcaccaATTTGCAGTCTACATAGTTGCATCTTTTATGCTATTTACAAAAAGAAGAGGTGGTGATACTGGGAAAAAGTGACTTCAACTATTCTCAAAGAGTTAGTCTTCCTTTGAGTCAGGATTTGTCGCCTGCCATTTTCATAGATTTAAGCCAAAAGATGAACATGTGAAAATGTACCAATGGCTGTGAAGTTTCAGGAAGTAGaggattcagttatgcatacttTTCTAAGGGAAAGCTGACTCTTTAATTCAGTTGCTGAATTGATgccatgaaaacagaaaatactattttcttattatttaaaagaatgtCTTAGCTCATAAAATGGACATCATTCCAAAGTTCCCATGGTGATTTTGCACTATTGTTTTCTCGTATGGACCATGGTGTCACTTGTAGCATGTCAATCACACGTCGGAAAGTTGAGTCCTTTGGCTTCCATGTTCTATGTCAACAAAGAGAAATGTCATGTACATATTGTATATAGTTGTATATACTGCTTTCACACTAAGTAATTCTATTTTGTAAACTGAATATGGCTATTTAATTTATTGTGGAAATTAAATTTATTGtggtatttaaaaaatggaatggaTTAAAATTACTCtatgtgcaatttttttttactcatttgtCTTACATGCCCCTTGCTGGCTCCCAAAGTCAAAGCTGTTTATGTACACACAAGAGCACTTGGAAAGATGCCCTTCTCCATTGAGTTTCTGTACCCTTATGACAATGCAGTTATGAAGTGAGGttgactatattttaaaaaatatctcagCCATCCAGAAATCTAGTATAAAAGCCACCACAAAGAGCAGTAGTGCTTCTCTGCTACAacttttaacaattaaaaaaattgcttCTGGTGCTGGGAGACAGACAAGAAATACTTTAACATAATCAAAGCATAGAAGAATCACAGTTTTATTTGAACCCAGTCAGACCAATAGAGAAATTAAATTAGATTAGAAAATTTGTGTAGCCTCTATACTGAAAGCTGCCAAAGCTTCAAAAATAAATACGAACTCTCAGAGCTCCCTCTTTAAGATAAAACTGCATCAGCCTGCTCAAAAATGATCAAATTACATAGTGTTGCTATTACTAACATAAACATATGGCTCCGATTTCCATCCAGAGAAGTTAATGCTAAATTGGGTCCTTGCTAACATCAGATACCCTGTCTTATGCTTAAATATAATGCAGAAAACCTTGGAAAGAGGTAtcaaccaaaaaaagagagagaaagagatggattTTTCACAATCATGGTTGCTTATCCAGTGGAAGATATTTGAAGGAGTTTTGTTCACATTGACAGTGCCTAATAAATTACAATGGATTCCTTTTTGATTGTACTAAGTGTTGATTTGCTCCATGAATTGTTCATCCTGTCCAGTAATTTGATGGTGAACTTTTCTAAATAAATAGCCCTTTCCCCGTCAGTGTTGATATATACTTTTCTCAAGCTACAGCCTTGGTAATCATCTGTACCATTTCAATTAGCAGTGATGTTGTTTTCTCAGCATGGAATAGGCATGACACCAGCACACACTGACAGTCCAGCTTCCCACTCACTGTTCAGTGACTCTGAAAAGAGAGTCTTGTGTCTGAATGTCAGTCACTCTCCTTTAAGGGGTGAATGAAATCAAATATAAGGAACATAGCATCAGATTTCCCTATGCCTCAACTCCCAGCTAACCATCAGAATAAACTGTGTTAATACCACACTCCAGATAATCACACattatcattaattttattataactCTTCCCAGAGCACTATATAGTtcatacagtttttttttgttgtttttttttattagttggaggctaattacttcacaacatttcagtgggttttgtcatacattgatatgaatcagccatggatttacacgtattccccatcccgatccccgctcccacctccttctccacccgattcctctgggtcttcccagtgcaccaggccggagcacttgtctcatgcatcccacctgggctggtgatctgtttcaccatagatagtatacatgctgttcttttgaaattatACCAGTATGTCAAAGTATGCCCCACTGGAACACTGATATTTCAAAAACTCAGCCTAGGTGTTCCATCAGTAAAATAGGAAAATGGCATTCTTTTCCTGAACtcacagaaattttttaaagtaaggaaTAGAAATTTTTCAGTGACAATCTTTTATAGTCCAAATTTGTCCCCAGCTTTGGTGCTGCTACCGACAGTGTATATCAGAGTTGATTATAAGATTCTATTTGACTTGAGCTGACTTTTATAATTTGTTGTTTTTAGCTCAGGAAGCAAGTATTTCTTCatcacacacaggaaaaaaagtgCTGCAATTTCCAGTTGTTAAATAACTGAGAATTGTTTTAAACCTGGGAGCCTCATCGCAGAGATCTAAAACAGGAGACTTGGCCTAGAAGGATGTTTTTAGAGGCAGGTTtcatttcagtaaaaaaaaaaagagagagagagagagagagagagagaaacagccaGAGCCACTGCTGATTGAACTAGGTAGAAATAAAAATCCTATGACTTAAGAGCACATTTCCACTGGAGGCTTCAAACCTCCATGTTTAAGAAAATGCTTCCTGTTGTCATCAAACTGGCAACCAACCTCTCGGGACATCTACAGCTCATTACAATAGATCTACTAGGATTCTCTTTAATAAGTTATTCCTTTTATATTATGAAAACTTTGCATTTCTTCTGGAGGCTTGGTGGCACCATACAGTTTTGTAAAACAATTCAAactgcaaagaggaaaaaaactgtTTAAACAATGGTGAAGTCTCTGCTGGATTATAAAGTTAAAACTACATCATTTTGGAAGCCAGGGAATTCCAATTATAATTGTACAAACGGGAACAAGAGTCCCAAGGGAGTGAGAGAGACcagagaacagagagaaaaagagacatgcAAACCCTTAGACAGACATCAAATTCCTGAAAATCATCTTACAAAACCCCTCAGCTGCTGAAGGCACTAATTTTTTTCTACTCATTGCACTGTAGTATAGAAAAAAATCTAAGACATCGGAGTCTTTAGCTAATCTATGATAAAACAAATCATGTAAACCCATCATAAACCCCTCTGATCTTAGATTTGGTACCTTTTATGGTGATGGACCAGTTTGCCAGAATGCTAAAACTGATGGAGCCTCATGAGAGCACTGCTTGGGGTCCTGCCCTTGGAATGAGGGCCCTCCTGGAGGACAAGCTCCAGGACCAGTGGAGGACTCCTGGGATGCTACTAAGGGAAGGTAAGAGCCAAGGACAAGTGCAGCCCAAGTTTCAACCCTGCCAGTAAGATTGTGCTCTGTCCAATTAGCAGCCTACTAAATTGGATTGCTTTCATAAGCCtaatttgagaattttccaggaaTGGAGAATTTCAAATGATCATAAGTACTGTCTTCCTGCTGAAACCATTTGTACTCTTTTTGCACACTCAGCAGCCATGTTCTACTTAGGAGAACCGACTATAGtcttaagcaaaaaagaaaactttgctGAGAACATTCTCCctaaaaataactaaatacagCAGAAATCTTAGCAATTTGGGCTAGCAAGGTGAAATTATaggatattttaaagcaaattcatgGTACTTCCCCAAAGTGCCAAACTATACTAACAATGCATtgataaataaatatctaatgGCACTTGATTTACAAATAAAAGCCTCTTAATtggcatattttttttcctaacttgGTGTTACTTCCAAGtatttcaaaagtctgttctcttaaGTATTGTAGGTTACTCAGGCCTCCTATCATCTGTTTATCAATTTTTATAACAAGCCTTTCTTTTACAGCTAGTGCAAGGATGAAatttacaccaaaaaaaaaaaaaagatcatttgtTAAAGTCCTAATAAATGACGCCTTATGACACATCTTACAAAAACAATTTCcttatgttttattcttttaaagatttctttccaaTTACATTTTATCGTGGCTTTAAGGAATAAGAGTGCTATTTCATGGTGATTAGGAGTGGATTGGGGCAGAGAAAAggcagaactgaactgagagcaatATGCATTTGCCATAGAAAGCACTTGATTGGTATTCCAAGAATAACTGTCTGTTATTTAAAGGCAGCTGAGTTGAAAGGCAATAGTCTTTCAATCATATCAAGGAGGCAGCCGCATGCGTGGTACTTATCAGGCTAGTTCCATCACTTCTGAATTTGCAAACCGTATCAGTCTACCAGGTTTCGGGGAGCTGTTGGTGAAAGAGTTCACTGTTCCTAAACATACACGCCATCCCCCTTTAAAAACAGTCCACCAAGAAGGTGAGTCACTCCCAGAAGATTAGTAACATCATTTCAAAGAGCTGGCTCACCTTCAGCCCTTCTAAATGCACACAACTTTGCTTTGCTTTGCATTACCTTTTCTTTAATGGCACCAGGGAACAATCATTAAGACCAACTAGCAAAACTGTCTGTTTCTTTGGTAAGGCCATGCTGATGGCATCCTTCACCTCTGGCTCATTTTTTCCAGGATGGAGGCAAAGGTGTTCTTTCAAAGACAGGTCTCCCTGGATATGCTGACCGTGGAAGAGTCATACTCTTTGTCACCGAGCTTCTGGCTGTAGGTTCACCCATCCATCAGAAGatgcaggaaggagaagaaaacgGAGCACAACATTCTCCCGCAAGTAAGATACTGTTGCGCTTTCAGAAGTGTTTAAGAAATATCTTTGTTTCATTGAAAACAAAGAATATAAGCTAAATGTAAGTGAAACAGGCAAGTCAATTCATCCCTTTGGGCTTGAGCTTTCTATTAAATAAAACAGGAGCATCAGATTAGGGGATGGTTAAGCTCTTTGAGGATAACATCGTACCATCAGATGAAAATGATTATTGGAGCAGGGTGTTTGCCAGTGAATGAAACAGAGCTGAGGGCATGAaggtggagaggaaggagggggttAGACTCAATGTGTTCAGCTGTTTCTATGGGTAGGATCTCTCCCAAAAGTTCTATGTCTATGATTTGTCTTTAAGGGAGTCTTCACCACAGTTCTCTAGCAACTGAATTTGCTTTCAATTCAACCTTGTTCTTGGTTTTGGCTTGCTTTTTACCTGTCACTCATGCATTAATTAACTTCTGTTACCTAACAGACCACCTCCAAAACATCCTAATTAGCTCACAATTCTATTGCATATCTGGGCAGTCCTGGTCTACTCCAGCTTACCTCCACACTGCTGGCCTTCCTCATGCACCTGAGGTTTCCAGCAGCTCACCTGGTGACTGGATGGTCTAAGGTGACCTCTCTTAAATGTTGGTGGCTTGTGCTATTGATTG comes from Dama dama isolate Ldn47 chromosome 28, ASM3311817v1, whole genome shotgun sequence and encodes:
- the HS3ST5 gene encoding heparan sulfate glucosamine 3-O-sulfotransferase 5, whose product is MLFKQQAWLRQKLLVLGSLAVGSLLYLVARVGSLDRLQPICPIEGRFGARGQAEFPLRALQFKRGLLHEFRKGNSSKEQVHLQDLVQQLPKAIIIGVRKGGTRALLEMLNLHPAVVKASQEIHFFDNDENYAKGIEWYRKKMPFSYPQQITIEKSPAYFITEEVPERIYKMNSSIKLLIIVREPTTRAISDYTQVLEGKERKNKTYYKFEKLAIDPNTCEVNTKYKAVRTSIYTKHLERWLKYFPIEQFHIVDGDRLITEPLPELQLVEKFLNLPPRISQYNLYFNATRGFYCLRFNIIFNKCLAGSKGRIHPEVDPSVITKLRKFFHPFNQKFYQITGRTLNWP